One segment of Manihot esculenta cultivar AM560-2 chromosome 4, M.esculenta_v8, whole genome shotgun sequence DNA contains the following:
- the LOC122723482 gene encoding auxin-induced protein 15A-like, whose product MGFRLPAILRAKQILQRSPSGNQTASAARDVPKGYLAVYVGEKQKKRRFVIPVSYLNTPSFQDLLIQAEEEFGYDHPMGGLTIPCCERMFIDVISCLNCS is encoded by the coding sequence ATGGGTTTCCGTCTACCTGCTATTCTTCGTGCTAAGCAAATTCTTCAGAGGTCTCCTTCTGGAAACCAAACAGCTTCAGCAGCCAGGGATGTGCCAAAAGGCTACCTTGCAGTCTATGTAGGAGAAAAGCAGAAGAAGCGGCGATTTGTGATTCCAGTATCATATTTGAACACACCTTCATTTCAAGACTTATTAATCCAAGCTGAAGAAGAATTTGGATATGATCATCCAATGGGTGGTCTTACAATTCCCTGCTGTGAAAGAATGTTTATTGATGTCATTTCTTGCTTAAATTGTTCATGA
- the LOC110612948 gene encoding auxin-responsive protein SAUR23: MAIRFPAITHAKQILRRSNLIPNYQSASSFTDVPKGHLVVYVGEGQKKRFIVPVSLLNKPSFQELLRKAEEEFGFHHPMGGITIPCREDVFIDLTSR; the protein is encoded by the coding sequence ATGGCTATTCGTTTTCCTGCTATTACACATGCTAAGCAGATACTTCGCCGATCAAACTTGATTCCAAATTATCAATCTGCTTCTAGCTTTACAGATGTTCCAAAAGGCCACTTAGTAGTATATGTTGGAGAAGGCCAAAAGAAGAGATTCATAGTTCCAGTATCATTGTTGAATAAGCCATCATTTCAAGAATTGCTAAGGAAGGCTGAGGAAGAATTTGGGTTCCATCATCCAATGGGTGGTATCACAATTCCCTGCAGAGAAGACGTCTTTATTGATCTTACTTCACGTTAG
- the LOC110613348 gene encoding auxin-induced protein 15A: MAIRFPAITHAKQLLRRSNLLPNQSASNFKDVPKGHLAVYVGEGQKKRFIVSVALLNKPSFQELLRKAEEEFGFNHPMGAITIPCREDIFIDLTSC; this comes from the coding sequence ATGGCTATTCGCTTTCCTGCTATTACACATGCTAAGCAGCTTCTTCGTCGATCAAACTTGCTTCCAAATCAATCTGCTTCTAATTTTAAAGATGTGCCAAAAGGCCACTTGGCAGTATATGTTGGAGAAGGCCAAAAGAAGAGATTCATAGTTTCGGTAGCATTGTTGAATAAGCCTTCATTTCAAGAATTGCTAAGGAAGGCTGAAGAAGAATTTGGGTTCAATCATCCAATGGGCGCTATCACAATTCCCTGCAGAGAAGACATCTTTATTGATCTTACTTCATGTTAG